The nucleotide sequence TATGGACCATAGATGACGGACTGCTGACACCCACACTCAAACTGAAAAGAAAAGCTATCAAGGAAGAATTTCAGGATTTGTATGACCGAATGTATAAAAGTTAATTATAAGCTATCCACAGGATAGTTTTTTTTATGCAAATATTAACACCCGGAAACTTCTTATTTATTTATATTTGCGCTAAACGACAGTTTAAAAAAATTAACATTCAATGGAAGTAAAAAGGATTTTTGATATTCCGTATTATTCGAAAGCACATTTCGAGAAAGATGATTTTGTATGCGACAAAAGAAATGGAAAATGGGAAAAAATATCTACGGATGAATACATCAGGATTACCAACCAACTGTCCCGGGCACTTATAAAATATGGCATAAAAAAAGGAGACAGAATCGCGCTCATCACATCCACAAACAGAGTTGAATGGTGTTTTTTTGATCAAGCGGCGCTACAAATTGGTGCTGTCACAGTTCCTATTTATCCTTCGATATCTTCCGAAGACTGCGTGTACAATCTGGAAAACTCTGGCTCAAAAATCTGTTTCGTTTCGGATGAAAAATTATTTGACAAAATCAATACAATAAAAAGCCAACTTCCTGAACTGAAAGATATCTTTACATTCGATGATGTGAAGGATGCTACAAACTGGAAAGAATTATTAGAATCTGGCAAAGAAACCGATAATCAGCAGGAAGTGGAAACCATAAAAGATTCGATATCAGAAGATGATCTGGTGTCCATTATCTACACTTCCGGAACCACAGGAAAGCCAAAAGGTGTCATGCTTACACACAAAAACATTGTATCTGATGTGTTAGGCTGCGAAGATAGAATTCCTCATAAAGATTCCAAAAACAAAGGACTTAGTTTTCTTCCGCTTTGCCATGTTTATGAAAGAATGATTATTTATCTTTTTACCACGAATGGAATTTCTATCTATTTTGCAGAAAGCAACGAGAAACTAAGTGAAAACCTGAAGGAGATAAAACCACAATATATGACGGTGGTTCCGAGAATGGTAGAAAAAGTTTATGACGCAATCTACAAACGCGGAACGGAAGCTGGAGGCCTAAAATCTAAAATATTTTTATGGTCAATTAAAGTAGCTGAAAAATATAAAATTGGTGATTCTAAATCATTGGCTCACATTATAGCGGATAAATTGGTTTTCAGCAAATGGAGAGAAGGTTTGGGTGGCAATATTATTACATTGGTTTCCGGGTCTGCTGCATTATCAAAACGTCTTAACACGATGTTTCATGCTGCGGGAATTCCTATTCTGGAAGGTTATGGACTAACCGAGACCTCGCCTGTAATTGCTGTAAACAGCTTTGAGCATATCAAAATAGGGTCTGTTGGAAGACCTATAAAAAATATTGATGTAAAAATACAGGAAGACGGCGAAATTACTGTAAAAGGACCAACCGTAACACAAGGCTATTACAAAGACGAAAAGCAAACAAAAGAAGCTTTTACGGAAGATGGCTATTTCAAAACTGGCGACATTGGGATATTGGATAAAGATAATTTTCTCTTCATCACAGACCGTAAAAAAGAAATGTTCAAAACTTCCGGAGGAAAATATGTCGCGCCTCAGGTCATTGAAAACCTGGCAAAAGCATCGCAGTTCATTGAGCAGATTATGGTTGTAGGTGATGGTGAGAAGATGCCTACGGCTTTGGTTCAGCCAGATTTTGAATTCGCTAAAAGCTGGGCTTCAAAAAATAATATCAATATCGGAGTTTCACCTACAGAAATTGCCAATTCTAAAGAGCTGAAAGCTGAAATAGAAAAAGAAATTTCTAAAATAAATGTCCATCTCGGAAAATGGGAACAGGTCAAAAAAATTGAATTGACTCCAGTAATATGGACTGAAGATAATGGTTTACTAACGCCTACCTTGAAATTGAAAAGGAAAGCTATCAAGGAACATTTTATCAAATTATATGAAAAACTTTATGACAGATAATTTTACATTCAATCACTAAATAAATATCAATGATTATTAGAAAAAAAGAGTTGATAAAAATCTGTGATAGGTTTCTTTGCGATAAAGTGAGTAAAGATGAACTCATTCACTTTGCGAGAACCGTAATGTTCGATGACGAGGATAGATATGAATGCGATGGTGAACTTGTGGAAGAAATCCTCTCTCAATGGGATAACAAACAGGCACAACATAAAATTAACAAAACAGGCATCAAGCTTCTGAGAAATATACTTTCCGAAATGAACTAAAAAAAACGCTTCAGAAATCTGAAGCGTTTTTTTTATTTTTTTTCTGCCAGCTTACTCCAGGTATGTAGAATATAAACTACAATAACACCCAAGATTCCTGCTGAAATAGAGAATATAAACTTGGTATTATCTTCATCAAAAAAACCGGATCTCCAGTCAATTGCATAGATATTAATCCCAATGAATATGATGAATAAAACTAAAAATACTTTATAAAACGTTTTCATAATTTCTGATGATTAGAAATGAATATAATTTTGAAACAGTTGTGCAAAGTTAGCAGTAAATAATTTAATAGAGATAGCCAAAAGCACAATTCCGAAAACTTTTTGTAAAACCTGCAAAGAACCTTCACCCATTTTTCGCTCAATCCAAGGCGCAAGTTTCAAAACGACATAGACAAGAATCGTGTTAAGTACAATACCACAAATGATATTGATATCGTGATATTCTGCTCTTAGTGATAATGTGGTCGTCAATGTTCCTGCACCAGCAATAAGCGGAAATGCAATGGGCACAATAGAAGCGGCCTGGGCCTGATTTGTTTTATGAATTTCTATTCCGAGAATCATTTCTATGGCAATGATGAAAATAACAAAGGCACCAGCTATCGCAAATGAATTGACATCCACACCAATAAATTTAAGTATATTATTTCCTATAAATAAAAATGAAATCATTAACAATCCTGCAACTATTGCTGCTTTCTCAGACTCAATTCTTCCGAACTTTTGTCTCAGCGAAACTATGACAGGCACAGATCCAAGAATATCAATAACAGCAAATAAAACCATAAATGCGGTCATTGTTTCCTTGACAGAAAATTGTTCTAAAAACTCCATAATTGTTACTTTAAAGATTTCACAAAAATAAGAAACTTTATTGACAATTCCTTAAAGCTGTTTATATACACCCTCGATTTCTCTAAAAATATCTTGCAGTTTTTCTTTGGAAGAAAATGGAGAATATTTTTCAATACTAATCATTGTAAGCATAGTATTGTATTTTTCGTACAAACTACTTCCCGCTTTGGATCTCAGATATCCTGCAAAATCTGACGAATAATGATTGAGACAATACTGATCTGCATCGGACTTTAAGCTTTCAAAACCTTCAAAAAACCGGCTTTGATTGTCCTGTTCCAACATTCTTCCCATATAGCTCAAATAAGAATTAGTATCAAAATCTGTCTTCTTTCTAAGAAGCGCTTCAGTTTCTTCTATATTGATAATGGGTTGTTTACGGATTTTTGCTTTGGCTACCTGCAATCTTTTCTTTTCTCTGTATTTTCTGAAAAAATAGATGAATATACTCCCTCCCAGAAAAACAATAATCATATTACCAAGGATTCCAGACCAATTGACACTTTTATGCTCATTAATTTTTAGTTTCTGAGTATTTATAACTTGAGAATCTACTTTATCCAAGACATTATTGGTATATTCATTGACTTTTTGCAAAGTTGATTTAGAATTGGCAATATCCTGCGGCGTAACGGCGTTCAGCATTAGGAATTTTTGTCCGACTTCAACATATTTTTCCTCTTTCGGATCAAAATAAGAAAAATCTTCGGTTAATATCCTAATGTCGCCACGTTTTTTAGGGATTATGACATATTGCGCCTGAACTTCTCCTTCTATACCTTCTGAAGTCGGGATAGAATTGTTGATAATTTTTGGTTCGAAAAATTCGTACTCTGAAGAAGGAAGGATTTTTGGCAAAATTGATGGGGAAAGATTACCAGTCCCACTCACTTTTACACTGATATTAAAAGCTTTATTGATTTCAAAATTTTCCTTCCCTTTGTCCACGAAATCGACTTTAAAATCATATTTCCCAACAGCATTCTTGTAATGCATCGGTGCACCATCAGGAAGCTTCTTCACATTGATTTTCACTTTATTAGAAATCAACTCGCTTTTATGATTCCTGAAAGGTACTTCTGCATGCGGAATTTCCATTATTCCTGCCACTTTGGGCACTATCACAAACATAGCAACCACCTGCGAAGAAAAATCATTATCTGACTCTTCAATAGATTCATCAAAATTAGCAATCGATCTAATGGCGAAATTTTTTGCCGGTTCGAATCTTGCAGGTTCCAAATGTCGGAAACCAGCTATATTTTTCGAATAAGCCTTTATCACACCGATTATAGGCTCATTTTTATAGACATCTCTGTCAGAAACCTGCATATTCACATACATATTTTTGGCAGCGCTTGTTGTATTGCTGGCAAGCGGCTTTTTATCGGCTTCCTTTACGTTGATATCAATAGGTTCCGTTTTATAAATCTTACCATTCACCTTCACCAGCGCAGAACCTACACGGAGATTTCCAGCCTCTTTTGGATCCAGAGAGATCTGACAAACGATCTGGTTAATCCTGATTTTTTTGACAGGATCTATGAACGTGCTTTGCTCAGAAGACACGGCATAATCAAATTTTGAAAAGTCAGGAAGTTTGATTGGAGTTTCTTGAATCAGGTCTTCACCGAAAATCTCCAGTACAACAGTAAAAACAAAAGGATTATTGACCCGGGCCTCCTTTGTATTCACTTCCGAGTAAAGATTAACCTGGGCAAACGAAAAATACGATGCCAGAATAGATAATATGTATAAACTTTTTTTTATCATTACCAGTCCTTTTCGTTGCTTTGCGGCATCGAATTGGCTCTTTTGTTTAAAATTCTTCTTGCGGTTTCCCGTTCCCGGTTTTCTATATCCCGCAATATTGTGTTTTCTGCCTCTTCAGGTATTTTATTTTCTTGCTTTTTAGGCTGATTTGGTTTTCCCTGGCTATCACCTTTCTGCTGGTCGCCTTGTCCGTTCTGATCGTTCTTTTTCTGATTACCTTTCCCAGACTGGTCCTGATCTTTCTGATCCTTTCCTCCTCCTTTGCCGTTGTTTTTCTGCTTTTGTTGCTCTTTCTTTTCTTTATCCTTCAGCTTAGCGATTTCATAATTCTTGCGTACAGCCTCGTTGTAAGGATCTTGTTTCAGTGATTGTTTGTAAAAATCGGCTGCTTTTTCCGGATTATTAGACTGCATTGAAACATTTCCAAGATTGTACAATGCTGCGGCTTTCTCATATTTACTTTTTGTAAGTCCAATAGATTTCTGATACTCTGCAGACGCTTCTTCGTACTTCTTACTTTTATAAAGTGAATTGCCCAAATTGTAATGGGCTGTGTAATTTCCGCTTTTTTCAGAGATCGCTTCTAGATACTTCCCTGTTGCTGCATTATATTCCTTCGCATCAAATTTTCTATTACCCTCATAAACAAGCGCATTGTAACTCTTCTGAGCTACAAAAAACTGTGTGAAAAATAAAAAAACCAATGTGGTTAGAAACGACCTAATATCCATCAATGCAAAATTATCCGTTTTATTGTTAAAATCAACAGTTTAAACGTTAAAATTGGGTTAAAAATAGCATTATAAAACCTCTAAAAT is from Epilithonimonas vandammei and encodes:
- a CDS encoding tetratricopeptide repeat protein — translated: MDIRSFLTTLVFLFFTQFFVAQKSYNALVYEGNRKFDAKEYNAATGKYLEAISEKSGNYTAHYNLGNSLYKSKKYEEASAEYQKSIGLTKSKYEKAAALYNLGNVSMQSNNPEKAADFYKQSLKQDPYNEAVRKNYEIAKLKDKEKKEQQKQKNNGKGGGKDQKDQDQSGKGNQKKNDQNGQGDQQKGDSQGKPNQPKKQENKIPEEAENTILRDIENRERETARRILNKRANSMPQSNEKDW
- a CDS encoding MarC family protein, yielding MEFLEQFSVKETMTAFMVLFAVIDILGSVPVIVSLRQKFGRIESEKAAIVAGLLMISFLFIGNNILKFIGVDVNSFAIAGAFVIFIIAIEMILGIEIHKTNQAQAASIVPIAFPLIAGAGTLTTTLSLRAEYHDINIICGIVLNTILVYVVLKLAPWIERKMGEGSLQVLQKVFGIVLLAISIKLFTANFAQLFQNYIHF
- a CDS encoding BatD family protein gives rise to the protein MIKKSLYILSILASYFSFAQVNLYSEVNTKEARVNNPFVFTVVLEIFGEDLIQETPIKLPDFSKFDYAVSSEQSTFIDPVKKIRINQIVCQISLDPKEAGNLRVGSALVKVNGKIYKTEPIDINVKEADKKPLASNTTSAAKNMYVNMQVSDRDVYKNEPIIGVIKAYSKNIAGFRHLEPARFEPAKNFAIRSIANFDESIEESDNDFSSQVVAMFVIVPKVAGIMEIPHAEVPFRNHKSELISNKVKINVKKLPDGAPMHYKNAVGKYDFKVDFVDKGKENFEINKAFNISVKVSGTGNLSPSILPKILPSSEYEFFEPKIINNSIPTSEGIEGEVQAQYVIIPKKRGDIRILTEDFSYFDPKEEKYVEVGQKFLMLNAVTPQDIANSKSTLQKVNEYTNNVLDKVDSQVINTQKLKINEHKSVNWSGILGNMIIVFLGGSIFIYFFRKYREKKRLQVAKAKIRKQPIINIEETEALLRKKTDFDTNSYLSYMGRMLEQDNQSRFFEGFESLKSDADQYCLNHYSSDFAGYLRSKAGSSLYEKYNTMLTMISIEKYSPFSSKEKLQDIFREIEGVYKQL
- a CDS encoding AMP-dependent synthetase/ligase, with protein sequence MEVKRIFDIPYYSKAHFEKDDFVCDKRNGKWEKISTDEYIRITNQLSRALIKYGIKKGDRIALITSTNRVEWCFFDQAALQIGAVTVPIYPSISSEDCVYNLENSGSKICFVSDEKLFDKINTIKSQLPELKDIFTFDDVKDATNWKELLESGKETDNQQEVETIKDSISEDDLVSIIYTSGTTGKPKGVMLTHKNIVSDVLGCEDRIPHKDSKNKGLSFLPLCHVYERMIIYLFTTNGISIYFAESNEKLSENLKEIKPQYMTVVPRMVEKVYDAIYKRGTEAGGLKSKIFLWSIKVAEKYKIGDSKSLAHIIADKLVFSKWREGLGGNIITLVSGSAALSKRLNTMFHAAGIPILEGYGLTETSPVIAVNSFEHIKIGSVGRPIKNIDVKIQEDGEITVKGPTVTQGYYKDEKQTKEAFTEDGYFKTGDIGILDKDNFLFITDRKKEMFKTSGGKYVAPQVIENLAKASQFIEQIMVVGDGEKMPTALVQPDFEFAKSWASKNNINIGVSPTEIANSKELKAEIEKEISKINVHLGKWEQVKKIELTPVIWTEDNGLLTPTLKLKRKAIKEHFIKLYEKLYDR